The genomic region CGCCAGAGTCTGGACACGCTGGAGTGTTACGACGTGGAGGATCGCCAGTGGACGCAGCTGTCCAGGCTCCCTGTGGCAAGGTGACCAACTCTTGCCTGGCCTTGCTCTTATATGCTGCCAGATGATGACACTGTGTATGAATTTATTGGCAACATATTCAAATTTTGTCAAATGGTGaggtcatttatatatttttaaaggagactttttttttcaaaattattgATCAACAAAAAAATTTTGCAGGTCAGGCCTGGGAGCGGCTTACCTACGAGGAATATTCTATGCTGTAGGAGGGAGGAACATACTGCCCAATGGCAATTACCATGACAGTAATTGGGTGGACTCCTTCAACCCACTGACCAACTCGTGGAGGCAACGAGCCAGGATGAACTTCCCTCGCAACCGCCTGGGTGTGGCTGTGCTGGACGGCCAACTGTATTCCGTGGGCGGGGCCAACGGTGCCATGTGCCACAGCACGGTGGAAAAGTATGAGCCAGACGACGACCAGTGGACGCTGGTGCAGCCCATGTCTTGTGCCaggatgggggtgggggtggcggtggtgaacaGACTTATGTACGCCGTGGGGGGATACAACGGGGAGCAGCGCCTCAACTCGGTGGAGTGTTACCACCCCGAGAACAACCAGTGGACCCTTGTGTCACCCATAAAGATCCCCAGAAGTGGTGCCGGTGTGTGCTCGCTAGGGAACAGCATATATGTCATCGGCGGCTATGACGGCCAACACCAGCTGTGCTCTGTGGAGAAGTATGACACTGAAACGGACACCTGGACCTCCGTGGCGCCCATCAAGACCCCGCGCTCGGCCATGACTGTCTCTGTCTGGGATGGAAAGATCTTTGTCATGGGTGAGTGTGACCAAGGATgtattaattattttcatactCCTTGAACTCTTTTGTGTTAAATTGTATTTAGTTGCCACATCTAGGAGAGAAGTATATGAATGGCttaaagagttagaggaagagaaTTGGTAGGATATTTTCTGGAGTTCAGAATCTTTCAATAATATAAGTTTTCAGGGGATTACTAAAGTTTTATTCATTCAGTTCTGTTTCATCTCATTAGCATTGAGTCCATAACAATATGAACTTACTTCCTTTAGGTGTGGATACTGAGTGGTAGCACAAGTTGAATACTTGTGCAACTCTGCCCCAAAGAAATTTAAATAACAAATGCTCCTTCTATGAAGTGTTtattgtatttcctcctcccaaGACTGCTGTAACGGCTCTGGAGCAAACTTTGCTTATTCACTTTTGgcatcttctgtttcttttttaggaggaagaaaggaatctAGTGCATTGCAGAAACATAATTATTTACACAAGCTTATTTTATATATGCtacagaaaaaagtaaattgaTATTTTAAAACTTCATAAACTTACATCTTTTCCCAGGTGGATATGACGGGAGCCAGTTCCTCTCCTCTGTGGAGATTTACGATTACCGACTAAATGAATGGTGCGACTGCAAACCTCTTCCCTGGGGCAGGTCAGGACATGCCTcggcctcctccttccacccttgcCTCCTCCACTCGGACACAAGATAACACAGGATCTGCAGCGGTAGGCGATAGCCTACGTAGAGTTTAGATACTCTACTTAGATTGTATTCCTAAACAAAATATTGAATACCATCTTAAATATTGAAAATGTTGATATTTTGTCAACATTTATTCCCTCAGTATGGCAACACAGGCTTTCAAGGAAGCTTACTTAGTTGTACATGAGTGTTGAACTGCAGTAAATGCTGCTTTTGTGCTGTTGGATTTTCAGAGCTTTTTGTTATGATAATGTGTGCAGCAGATGGAGATGCATAAAGAAATGAAGGTAGCATTGACATGATATAATCtgaaaaaaatgcacataacagACTTGTATGTATACTAGttccatcatcattgtcatcatcattgtcattgttattttctCTACCTCATCCACCACCATTTTGTAAACTTAAAATATCACTCCCATCAGTCTGTCACGCTCATACACTCTGGCCTCCTCCACGCCATGCTCAGTCACTGCATTCTGTCATCTATTGTATCATTCATTGCCTTTGCTTGCTGTGGCACAGCACTGACTTTACTTGCGAGTGTTCTTCACTTTCGTTGTCATCCTTGTTATGTCTGTGATGATACCACAGAAGCTCTTTCTTCATTTGAGTCATAATTTGAAGAAGAGGTGAGGTGATTGGTTTGTATTTCTTGCTGTGAATTATTCAGTAGTAACTTGAAGACTGTGTTAACAGCTAAAGCATTCTTCAAGGATAAAAAGAATTGAAAGAAACAGTCGAGTCCAGTGTATACTTCTATACATATGTACATAAAACTAAAGTAAAACCTCAGTTTTCATTTCAATTGATGTTGTACTTCAAAACATACATTTTAATTATCCTTGTGTTATGCTTTAGCTACATAATAATTTGTTATATTACAATATTTATGTAGACAGCACAAGGGAGCACTGGAGATGTTTTCAAGGAGCCTGAAGCACTGTTTGCACACCTTTGGTTCTGTTGTAGTGGAGTGGTGTTGTCTGGATGTAGCGGTGATATTCCTTGTAAAAAAATTTCCTCGTCTGAAATGTGTATGTTCTGACTTTACACACACATGACTGAGGGGTTTTGgtgttttatttaatgttttatgACAAATTCATTCTATCAAACATTTTAttattgaaatttgtattaatTTCTGCAATATCCATACTTATATACCATAAGGTTTTTACAGAAACATGAATTTGAAACAGCTTTAATGTTGTTCATTTTAATCATATTAGTATATAAAGAGTATAGTTCCTTGGTTTTCACAGAGGAAGTTTGCTACACATTAGAAATCTGAATTGATAAACATTCAGTGAAAACCTAGACTGTCCTGACTCAGTGAACATTCCATTATTGTTGTGGCAATATGTTATGTACGTGTACAGTAGTCTTAGGCATAGTTATGTTGTATACCTCACTTTTTACGTGCTTATGTGACATGTGAGGAGGCAGCGCCACGAAGGTTAGTGGGCGCCTCTGTCTCAGACGTGGATACTTTGTTGTGTCCAATGAAGGAGGTTAGGTGAGTTGAAGGTTACTGTGCCTGGTAGTGAGGCGCATCATGATATTATCTGTGATATATGTAATACTACCTTTCTGTGATGTTTCACTAGTTTTGCATTGTTGCAAGACTCGGAACCGTCGGAACCTACACTTACTCATGCAACGAATATACAAATATGTATATAATGATGTGGGTTGATTTATAGTATTTTTTAAATCAAAGTAATTTGTATGTAATTAGGTCATGTTGATAGCATGGCATCTCACTGTGTAATTTATTGAAGTTGAACAGCTTGAGGCACCTTGCTTGTTCATGTGCCAACCAAAGCAGTTTGGAAAACCGGACTTGTGACCGAGGATCTACCCCCTTCTCTCAAGTGCTTATTTATTGAAACAGGTGTGTCTGTTAGTGCTAGTATTCAAGAATGTTTGAAATAAACATTGAACACCATTatttcacagattttttaaaacTTTCTCTACTTAGTTTTATCAGTCACATCATTATTCTTTTGAGAAGCATCCTAAATCAGTGGTAACCTAGTGGGTAAGGTTTGCTAAGCATTTGTTAAGTATTTGCTGCAGAATATCAGGCTTGGCCAATGTAATCTACCCAGGTTAGTATATCTGTAGAAGGTATAGAGCATTGTCGCGTAGGTGTGTTTGCCAGTTCGTACGTAGCCATCCATTTAGTACTCGGATCGGGAAAACCAAAAAAGGGAAATTTGAGCTGAGATATATTAATGGACAGTTGCCACAAAGAACACATCACTTTTGACCCTCATTTTTATACTTCTCtcctaccactacaactactctCTCTTCATACTCTCATACTAGGTCTCCAGAATACTTCTTTTCCCCCTACATGAAGCACTGAATAGAGTTGTGCGAAGGTCTCCTAAATAGACAGTGGGATGTTGGGTAATTATGTAGTCTATCTGGTTTACTCGTATTGGGTCAGGTATGAGGCAGCAGAGTCATTCTATTATCATGTTTTTATAATAAGGGCGTAGAAGATTATGTATTATTTATTATGATTTGTTTTAAGGTTAGCGTTCCTATGGGtgctacacattttttttttacagtaaaggaagcaactcaagggtaaGCAATAAATGAGAAAAATCGCTTATCACTGCCACTATAAAAGAGAGTAtagatgagcggccaaaagagaggccaatttcagGTGGGGAGGTGTGTCAGACTCACTCGTACTCTCCTTAGTGGTGTCGTTTCCGTACAAGTTTCAATGGCTAAGGTTCAATAAAGACCATTGGTGCTAAACTGGCGATTAGACTGATGCCTTTCAGCTAGAGTGGCGATATAGATTGCCAGTTTTTGCGGTTACACATTTTTTCATATAACAACCTCTTTGAATAACGAAtatctctctctttgtgtatgtttgtgtgtttgtggtgatgtGCATATCACACACACAAGAAGTGATTACTGTCCCCACTTGAGCAAATTGTTCAGTTAtcgtttaagagagagagagagagagagagagagagagagagagagagagagagagagagagaaaatcagtcaTTCGAGACGGAGAGGTCAGAGCGTGAGGACAGCTGGCAGCGGCTCGTGTCTGGCAGGTAAGTAATATAAGGATTCTATTATTCTGTGCCTTAGATTCTTATTGCAGTGGTCATGCATAGTTGACCAACCACAGTGACTGTCGTGCTACAGTAGTGAGGCTGAGCCGGGACGGAGCATTGCCAAGATAACTGGCTGCTTGTTTGGGTTCCTAATTAGCAGTTGCAGATAAGACTCCGCGTTGTGTACATCATGTCTATGATCATAAAATATCATTATATTCCTTAATGAATGTGCTAAATTGCTCTACGCATTCAAAAATACGATTTGACTTTCAGCATAAATCATTTGTAGGCTGCATTGTGGATCATTCATTGCAAagcatctgttggcaataccaaggtcactgaccttgtttttgttgATGCAGTGATCCTTGCAGAGTCAGTTCtgatgatggctctcgaggcTCTGCACTTGTACCAAGGTAGGgctacaggtgtttggaggcttactacATGAAACAGTAGTGTGTTGGAGGCTTACTACATGAAACAGCAGTGTGTTCAAGCGTGTAACGAGGACACTGATGTcatggaaaatttcacataccgtGGCAGCGTAGTGCAGAACAACGGCGGGTTTCGTCAATAAGTCTTACAGCGGACTGGTTTGACCCACCGCGTCATGGAGAAGGCTATgcatggactcgctcagcacgggtAGTAAACAGCGTTATCGATACCATCGCAgaacaaagatctggatctttcAGTCGTTTGTGCTCCCTGTCGTACTCTATGGCTGAGACATGATCTTGTAATTtgcagggcacctgtacaggtgcataacacgcataatTATTTGGGTTGGctgttgggggaagggggagccGAGTGTATAGGGGAGGGAACTGAATCACGTGTAATGAACACTGAACAGTGACTTaattggagaggcggattgatgtctTCGGTAATAAGTGCCCACGCAGagtcatgggatatcgctggaatgacattGTCAAACCAGCGATTAGCcgattactccgtgagactgattcgaggccTCACTTCCGTGAACGCAAACTCCGGCCATACGCTCATGTGGTATACGCTACTCAGAGCCGACCGTGCTCACCGGGTTGCTTCTGTAAGAGTCAATTCCAAGTGGAAAAGGCAAAGGGGACGCCGAAAGAACTCGTGACATGAGAAAGTTGATAGATCCTGCCATGAGGTAACCTTATGGTGGGAAGGGCGAGGTGGTCTGCATGATAATTGAAACATGCCTGGAGGAACCCGCGGCCTTGGCGTCGtatggtgggcgaggcgacgcgtagGCTATGTCCCCATTGCTTGATTGATGAATCAAGAGAATAAGCGTACTATTATATAGTAAATCATGATGATACTCAGGTGTGAAACTTCTCGTTTCAAGGGAGGACACTGCTCAGaaaggatttctctctctctctctctctctctctctctctgtgtgtgtgtgtgtgtttgtgtgtttgtggtgatgtgcatatcacacacacacacacacacacaagaagtgaTTACTGTCCCCACTTGAGCaatggggatggggtgtgtggtgtgtggatcggctgtacccagagatcgactataatgaatTTACTCTTGTCGTGAGGGTACTTAATTggtggcgattgcgagtccaactcgtggtcaggccgtggtaaattatacatacacccacacacgtgAGAATGCGGGAGAGTGAGAGCATGGCTACCTGCTACCTCCATGTCAAGATATAGATCTTGCTCCATGCCTGCATGAGCGAGCGACCGAGCGGGAGCACCCTTAAAAAGGTGGCACCAGGTGAAACGCCTCTCCAAGCTTTTCTCCCCCAATCTAATTATTTGCTACTTAATTCCGTATAGCTACGATATTTTTTGTCAAGGAAACTACAAAAAATATCTGAGAAATTAGGTTATGTCTCATAAGCTTAACACATATTTTCCTCATTATTGCTGATATAAGAAAGATGCCGATTTTTCTTCATACCACCCGCGTCCTGCCTCTTCTGGTGGGCTGAGCTTCATCCACGTACTCGGAACACAGACTATAGGTTAGGTTCAGCTCAGGCTATCTCAAACACGTGACGGGTGCCAACTCTCTAAGATTTTCTGTTATGGCAATCTATTTCTGCTTTACAGACAGACTCTTCTATCAGTCAGGATGTTGGCTACCAGATTGACTACAGTAATTGAAACTGCATAGAATCACTTACGACCTTCCATTTACTTTTCAACAGCTTCCCAATGCTGCTAGGAGTGTTATGTCTACTTACTCTCCAACCTCATTACAGCCTCTCTGTCCTGGGTAAGAGGCGGGGCTTCGTCACCTGGTGGATCAGCAGCGGATCCCCAACACCATTCAAGGGAAACTCTTCAGACTGAGGTAGTATGTTCAGTTGTTGACAAAAATATTGATCCACTTTTCTCCAACTTGTGATATTGTTCCTCCTTTCTGCATATCTTTACATgggggaaagatgagaaaagagggtGGGGGAAAAAGATATTGGGATGAGGGTGGttcatcccctctctcctctttttgccCTACCTAACGTGACTTACTATGCAGTATGTAATATATTTAAAGTGGGGCATAAATATCTTTATCTGCAACAGTATGACCTCTACTCATTGTCCATCGCCCCTTTTTGTAACTAGTCTTTGTATCACCAAACTGGAATCTTTCATTGCACTCTCATTTGTATGTCTCCCCAGCTAAAGAAGAGGAGCAGCAATACAATATTCACATTTTGTTTTAAGTCCATTGTTTTTTCCAACTCTACAATTTGGTTGTTAAATTAGGATTGTTATCTTGCTGCATGTGACATTTCTTCTTACACTCATTAAGACGAAATTACTAATAACTGATCTACATAGATGTCCTAAATTAGGCACTGTGTAGCGAAAGAAAATTAACTTTTAATAAATTTAAACTTTATTTACAGATCACCTTTACAAAGTTTGTAATACGTATCTATAATCTAACAAGACATGTACAATTATTTGCATAAAACTGAAGGTAGATCTAACAATGATAGGTAAGGCAAGAGTGGACTGTGTACAGCTTGACCCTTTCTCTTGACAGGCCAAGGAAGAGGAATGACTAGTGCTCTGACAGCCTCCATGGTGCTGATGGGTGAAGGTCACGAGGCGTCAGgcaaggtggtggtgatgcgcAGGCCGTGCATGTCCTGGATCTCTGCTTTTAGTGTCTGCAATGAATCAAAGGTATTGGACAGAGGTGGGCACCCGCTAATTTTTTGTTACTCTGTAACTTGCAATGCCGCTAATCGCTAATCTGCAAATTTTCCGGCTTCGTTGGTCCAATATCGCATATCTGCTaatgctaatattttttttagtacACTAATGAAGTCTGCAACAGTCCGCTGACCCTTTATTGGTAGTTTAAAACATAATTTCCAATAAAATTACCTTATAATTCATATATTTAAATTATAACAAATTTTAAAACAGCAAAATACAGCATCCTCATTACAGTCATTGTTGTCCTCCTCCACTGGCTGCGCAACAGACAGTTCTAGATTATTCCCACCCACGCAGCCTGCTGCCTGCATGCTGCACAGACTGGCTGTGCATCAAACAGATCTAGAATAGGGTGGCCAGATTTCTGGAAGTGAAATCTGGGACACTTTAATAAAAAACACATTCTCCAGGACAGTGCATGAAATCCGGGACATCTGGCCACCATAATCTATAAGTTTCTCCACACTTTCATTGTTGGAGGTTTTTGAAAGTTTGCGTTAGCAGACTATAATTTTGGCATTCCA from Eriocheir sinensis breed Jianghai 21 chromosome 36, ASM2467909v1, whole genome shotgun sequence harbors:
- the LOC127007794 gene encoding kelch-like ECH-associated protein 1 isoform X2, which translates into the protein MMLLMKSNQMLTDVKLEVGREIFHGHKIVLAAASPYFKAMFTGGLRESERDTVRLQGVCPTVLAHLLCFMYTGEIVINEMLVCQLLPAATMFQMNHVIDACCTFLEQQLEAGNAIGIANFALQHGCMDLYRKANTFIEQHFSEVSLEEEFLQLSSCQLLNLIQRDELNVPDEKDVYNAVLKWVMHDEDSRQPKMEHILQAVRCQYLSPRFLTEQMKNCKLLRKAPACREYLAKIFEDLTLHKPPMQKERTPNAPCVIYLVGGYSNRQSLDTLECYDVEDRQWTQLSRLPVARSGLGAAYLRGIFYAVGGRNILPNGNYHDSNWVDSFNPLTNSWRQRARMNFPRNRLGVAVLDGQLYSVGGANGAMCHSTVEKYEPDDDQWTLVQPMSCARMGVGVAVVNRLMYAVGGYNGEQRLNSVECYHPENNQWTLVSPIKIPRSGAGVCSLGNSIYVIGGYDGQHQLCSVEKYDTETDTWTSVAPIKTPRSAMTVSVWDGKIFVMGGYDGSQFLSSVEIYDYRLNEWCDCKPLPWGRSGHASASSFHPCLLHSDTR